The Sorangiineae bacterium MSr11367 genome window below encodes:
- a CDS encoding SDR family oxidoreductase: MNAMKIGTALITGASSGIGLELARLLAARKHDLVLVARNEQRLVQLAEELHTAHGVAVTTFASDLARQGAAQEVYDFTKGRGLEIEVLVNNAGVGLYGEHSGLGLERVDQMLQLNVTTLTEFCRLYAPDMKARTSGRILNIASTAAYQPTPFFAAYGASKAYVLNFSEALAMELVDHGVSVSCLSPGPTDTGFFGEIDQNGLEIAHFAKSGRHDALTVARTGLEMLLSGELSRIVGTKNYWRAAAGRFAPRSMVAKISKGIMRSAMARPPASG; this comes from the coding sequence ATGAACGCAATGAAGATCGGGACGGCACTCATCACGGGCGCGAGCTCGGGCATCGGTCTCGAGCTCGCCCGTTTGCTCGCGGCACGAAAGCACGACCTCGTGCTCGTGGCGCGCAATGAGCAGCGGCTCGTGCAGCTCGCCGAGGAGCTGCATACGGCACACGGCGTCGCCGTGACGACGTTTGCGAGCGATCTCGCCCGCCAAGGGGCCGCGCAAGAGGTCTACGACTTCACGAAGGGGCGCGGGCTCGAGATCGAGGTGCTCGTGAACAATGCGGGGGTCGGTCTGTATGGCGAGCACTCGGGGCTGGGGCTCGAACGTGTCGACCAGATGCTGCAGCTGAACGTGACGACGCTCACGGAGTTCTGTCGGCTCTATGCACCGGATATGAAAGCGCGAACGTCGGGCCGTATTCTCAATATCGCATCGACCGCCGCGTACCAGCCGACGCCGTTTTTCGCAGCATACGGTGCGTCGAAGGCCTACGTGCTGAACTTCTCGGAAGCGCTCGCAATGGAACTCGTCGATCATGGCGTCAGTGTGAGCTGCCTTTCCCCCGGCCCGACCGACACGGGCTTTTTCGGTGAGATCGATCAGAACGGATTGGAGATCGCCCACTTCGCGAAATCCGGGCGCCATGATGCTCTCACCGTCGCGAGGACGGGGCTCGAGATGCTCCTCTCCGGCGAACTTTCACGGATCGTCGGGACGAAAAACTATTGGCGCGCCGCCGCGGGGCGATTCGCGCCGCGCTCGATGGTCGCGAAGATCTCGAAGGGCATCATGCGCTCGGCGATGGCGCGCCCGCCTGCGAGCGGGTGA
- a CDS encoding ketoacyl-ACP synthase III has translation MNVDRLRGPLPTRLKGPAVALTGIGHYFPGEPVSNEFFERLEGSQVTDAWIRKNTGVETRHWPDPTRERHVEMGAKAARLALEDAGLGVDDVELIIGTTSTSRPRSNPSSLKNGYMDIAPPLQRELGAHRAFVFDCQGIACAGFLYASMLAQAVLGSMNLRTALVVCAENPKPILNFDYKYSVLFGGGAAAGVWQTTEGTSGLLDVHLNSDGRYFDAFDIDENDKMIMHGKQIGQIGPRKLIEASRTLLARNDLVPTDIDWFIPHQANINLIREVVDAIELPWDRVLLNLHKRGNTSSVGAPSCLSEHVREGIVKPGDRILTVSIGRGFSWGAMLFQYAGGPSNGR, from the coding sequence ATGAACGTTGACCGACTACGAGGGCCGTTGCCCACGCGCTTGAAGGGGCCAGCGGTCGCACTCACGGGCATCGGGCACTATTTTCCCGGCGAGCCAGTAAGCAACGAATTCTTCGAGCGGCTCGAGGGTTCGCAGGTGACGGATGCTTGGATCCGCAAGAACACCGGTGTCGAGACGCGGCACTGGCCTGACCCCACCCGGGAGCGGCACGTCGAGATGGGCGCAAAAGCGGCTCGTCTGGCCCTGGAGGACGCCGGCCTCGGTGTGGACGACGTCGAGCTCATTATCGGCACCACATCGACCTCGCGACCGCGATCGAATCCGTCGTCGCTCAAGAACGGTTACATGGATATCGCACCCCCGCTTCAACGAGAACTGGGTGCGCACCGTGCGTTCGTGTTCGATTGTCAGGGGATCGCGTGCGCGGGGTTCCTGTACGCCAGCATGCTCGCGCAGGCCGTGCTCGGCAGCATGAACCTGCGCACGGCGCTCGTCGTTTGCGCCGAGAATCCCAAACCGATTTTGAACTTCGATTACAAGTACTCGGTATTGTTCGGCGGTGGCGCCGCGGCGGGCGTATGGCAGACCACCGAAGGCACCTCCGGCCTCCTCGACGTCCATTTGAACTCGGACGGCCGATATTTCGACGCCTTCGACATCGACGAGAACGACAAGATGATCATGCATGGGAAGCAGATCGGCCAAATCGGTCCGCGCAAGCTGATCGAAGCGAGCCGCACGCTTCTCGCGCGCAACGACCTCGTGCCTACGGATATCGACTGGTTCATTCCGCACCAAGCGAACATCAATCTCATTCGTGAGGTGGTCGACGCCATCGAACTACCATGGGATCGAGTTTTGCTGAATTTGCACAAGCGAGGCAATACCTCCAGCGTAGGAGCGCCGAGCTGTCTTTCGGAGCACGTGCGCGAAGGTATCGTCAAACCCGGCGATCGTATCCTCACCGTGAGCATCGGCAGGGGCTTCAGCTGGGGCGCCATGTTGTTTCAGTACGCCGGGGGTCCCTCGAATGGCCGCTAA
- a CDS encoding TetR/AcrR family transcriptional regulator → MARIAKKSGTYHHGDLRRALVDAAVRVVDKEGVEALSLVAIAKKAGVSSGAPYHHFQNREELLAAIATDGFGLLAASMKEDAESTVPRPGEKTGEARLRGIGRGYVRFALQHPGYFRIMFRPEVKSTIDRADVNEAFALLTDAIALAQTEGALPPGDPRPLILLAWSTVHGASVLWLDGPLESEGLVDNADSLAATVADTLMLLLRKC, encoded by the coding sequence ATGGCTCGAATCGCAAAGAAATCAGGCACTTACCACCATGGCGATCTTCGCCGGGCCCTCGTAGACGCGGCCGTCCGGGTCGTCGACAAGGAGGGGGTCGAGGCCCTGAGTCTCGTCGCGATCGCGAAGAAGGCGGGTGTGTCGTCGGGCGCGCCCTACCACCACTTCCAGAATCGTGAAGAGCTTTTGGCGGCCATCGCCACGGACGGCTTCGGTCTCCTCGCCGCGTCCATGAAAGAGGACGCGGAGTCGACGGTGCCGCGCCCCGGCGAGAAAACAGGAGAAGCACGGCTCCGCGGCATCGGACGAGGGTACGTCCGCTTCGCGCTCCAACATCCCGGCTACTTTCGCATCATGTTTCGGCCCGAGGTAAAGTCGACCATCGATCGCGCCGACGTCAACGAGGCCTTCGCGCTCCTCACGGACGCCATCGCGCTCGCGCAGACGGAGGGCGCACTTCCTCCGGGCGACCCGCGGCCGCTCATCCTGCTGGCGTGGTCGACCGTACACGGAGCGAGCGTGCTTTGGCTCGACGGTCCCCTCGAGAGCGAAGGACTCGTCGACAACGCCGACAGTCTCGCGGCCACGGTCGCCGACACGCTCATGCTCTTATTGAGGAAATGCTGA
- a CDS encoding metalloregulator ArsR/SmtB family transcription factor, translated as MSVRVKRIDDAFAALADPARRRAVELLAQKPRRAGELAGALQVSPSAMSKHLRILRDRGLVTETHPAHDTRVRIYSLRSAPMADLRAWLDAAERGWAEQLSAFAEHLERKP; from the coding sequence GTGAGCGTGCGGGTCAAACGGATCGACGACGCATTCGCCGCGCTCGCCGATCCGGCCCGGCGTCGGGCCGTGGAGCTGCTTGCGCAAAAGCCGCGACGCGCGGGCGAATTGGCCGGCGCGCTCCAGGTCTCGCCCTCGGCCATGAGCAAGCACCTGCGCATCTTGCGCGATCGGGGGCTGGTCACCGAGACGCATCCCGCGCACGATACGCGCGTGCGCATCTACTCGCTGCGATCGGCGCCAATGGCGGATCTGAGGGCATGGCTCGACGCGGCCGAGCGCGGATGGGCCGAGCAGCTCTCCGCCTTCGCCGAGCATCTGGAGCGGAAGCCATGA
- a CDS encoding CoA transferase: MTERPLNGRTVIEFGQLIPGPYAGRVLEDLGARVVKIEPPQGDAMRQFNPRLFAYLNAGKECISLDMKQARDRDDFRARVQGADAFIDGFRAGVCERLGAGYDELRLLNPKLVYVSISAFGRERNRPAHDINCEALSGVLHGYLHQVQPMLPIAPLANIFAGIMAAIHVISHFAEQSDRGKYLDLSMQHACAYGHAPLLLEGLQLQAGEAITPLGTMHAAVVHRCADGEWLAIATQEPWIWDRLMAVLGLSDLERIGYQTSGPGLAKGRAKLAECFAQAPREHWLRLLTDADLPVTPVLSPEEALTDMRTYGAGVVPSTPNFDFDGAFPLPNAVNARGQS, from the coding sequence ATGACCGAACGCCCCTTGAATGGCCGGACCGTGATCGAGTTCGGGCAGTTGATACCCGGTCCCTACGCGGGACGCGTCCTCGAGGATCTCGGGGCGCGCGTGGTCAAAATCGAACCACCCCAGGGGGACGCCATGCGGCAGTTCAACCCGCGCCTATTTGCCTATTTGAACGCCGGCAAAGAATGCATTTCCTTGGACATGAAGCAGGCGCGCGACCGCGACGACTTTCGAGCCCGCGTGCAGGGCGCAGATGCGTTCATCGACGGCTTTCGCGCAGGCGTGTGCGAGCGGCTCGGGGCGGGCTACGACGAGCTTCGACTCCTGAATCCAAAGCTCGTGTACGTTTCGATATCGGCGTTTGGTCGCGAGCGCAATCGGCCGGCACACGACATCAACTGCGAAGCATTGAGCGGCGTGCTGCACGGCTACCTGCATCAAGTGCAGCCCATGCTTCCGATCGCGCCGCTCGCGAATATTTTCGCCGGAATCATGGCCGCAATCCATGTCATTTCCCACTTTGCCGAGCAATCTGATCGCGGCAAATACCTCGATTTGAGCATGCAGCACGCCTGCGCCTACGGGCACGCGCCGCTGCTTCTCGAAGGCCTTCAGCTCCAGGCCGGGGAAGCGATTACCCCATTGGGGACCATGCACGCGGCCGTCGTGCATCGCTGCGCCGATGGCGAATGGCTCGCCATCGCGACCCAGGAGCCTTGGATCTGGGATCGGCTCATGGCCGTCCTCGGCCTTTCCGATCTCGAGCGCATTGGCTACCAGACATCCGGCCCTGGCTTGGCCAAGGGCCGAGCAAAGCTCGCCGAGTGCTTTGCGCAAGCTCCGCGGGAACATTGGCTCCGTCTGCTCACGGACGCCGATTTGCCGGTCACTCCGGTGCTCTCTCCGGAGGAGGCGCTCACGGACATGCGGACATATGGTGCCGGCGTCGTGCCCTCCACGCCCAATTTCGATTTCGATGGGGCATTCCCTCTTCCGAACGCGGTGAACGCGCGGGGACAATCGTGA
- a CDS encoding alpha/beta hydrolase → MRPQKSNGATLTGIDSDTFELRSRVVHGYKRAYRMAGRGPAVLFIHGIGDDSSTWLDVLASLAGDFTVIAPDLLGHGGSDKPRADYSVAAYASGMRDLLTILEIERVNIVGHSLGGGIAMQFAYQFPEMCERIVLVGTGGLGPAVHPLLRLAAAPGAGLMLPLIGSAPVTAALRVFRDLLRSTGGIRFGSDMDYVATKYVRLVESSSRQAFLRTLRSVVDWRGQVVNMLDRCYLTDGIPIMIVWGRRDRVVPSAHAVRAHAVMPSSRLEIFDEAGHFPHHTDPQRFLRLLREFLMETQPARHDVRRWRSLLRSGGGMRAAGREVLDRSTVSSGT, encoded by the coding sequence GTGCGTCCACAGAAGAGCAACGGTGCCACACTCACGGGGATCGATTCGGACACCTTCGAGCTGCGTAGCCGGGTCGTCCATGGATACAAGCGAGCCTATCGCATGGCGGGGCGGGGCCCGGCCGTGCTCTTCATTCACGGTATCGGCGATGACTCGTCGACGTGGCTGGACGTCTTGGCGTCACTGGCCGGCGACTTCACGGTCATCGCGCCGGACCTGCTCGGCCACGGGGGCTCGGACAAGCCACGCGCCGACTACTCCGTAGCCGCCTACGCGTCGGGCATGAGGGATCTGCTGACCATCCTCGAGATCGAACGCGTGAACATCGTTGGTCATTCGCTGGGCGGCGGCATTGCGATGCAGTTCGCCTACCAATTCCCGGAAATGTGCGAACGGATCGTGCTCGTGGGCACCGGCGGGCTCGGCCCCGCGGTGCATCCCTTGTTGCGCCTGGCCGCGGCGCCGGGGGCCGGCTTGATGCTGCCGCTGATCGGCTCGGCGCCGGTCACCGCTGCATTGCGCGTGTTTCGCGATCTGCTGCGCAGCACCGGTGGAATCCGATTTGGCTCGGACATGGACTACGTCGCGACCAAATACGTACGACTCGTCGAGTCGAGTTCGCGCCAAGCCTTTCTGCGCACGTTGCGCTCGGTCGTCGACTGGCGAGGCCAGGTCGTCAACATGCTCGATCGCTGTTACCTGACCGACGGAATCCCGATCATGATCGTCTGGGGCCGGCGCGACCGCGTCGTGCCGAGTGCACACGCGGTTCGCGCGCACGCGGTCATGCCGAGCAGCCGTTTGGAGATCTTCGACGAGGCGGGGCACTTTCCGCATCACACGGATCCACAGCGGTTTCTGCGGCTCCTGCGGGAGTTCCTGATGGAGACCCAGCCCGCGCGTCACGATGTCCGGCGCTGGCGCTCCCTCTTGCGATCGGGCGGTGGCATGCGAGCTGCCGGCCGTGAAGTCCTCGACCGCTCGACGGTCTCGAGCGGTACCTAG
- a CDS encoding ketoacyl-ACP synthase III, producing MAAKASHRVVIRGLGHYLPKQVVTNDMLIPSLASQGHAVDEAVLGRISVTSRRWSDEDETVEVMAARAVGMALEHAGMRADSIDLLVLSNWTSRRHVPELAPRIATKVGSTKALAFDVCGACTGFVLGVMTAVSYLQAGMCNRAVVVSSDQFSRGVKPGSRALMVVGDAAGAVVLERSDPSDQTTSGIIDTCLHSEGELADLITSCAPEPWIRSKVELAEYAPDRTARAAEELLQRNGLHVGDLDWMIPHPGTDAIRERVRERMGIAAERIAQNFTTCGNTGSASIPIVLSDLHHRGVIRRGNLILAPAVGAGFYHGAILLRL from the coding sequence ATGGCCGCTAAAGCATCCCATCGCGTCGTCATTCGGGGTCTAGGGCATTACCTGCCGAAGCAGGTCGTCACGAACGACATGCTGATTCCCTCGCTGGCCTCGCAGGGCCACGCCGTCGACGAGGCGGTTCTCGGTCGAATCAGCGTTACCTCTCGCCGTTGGTCCGACGAAGACGAGACCGTGGAGGTCATGGCCGCTCGCGCCGTGGGCATGGCCCTCGAACATGCAGGCATGCGCGCCGACTCCATCGACCTTCTCGTGCTGTCCAACTGGACGTCGCGACGCCACGTCCCCGAGCTCGCCCCGCGCATTGCCACGAAAGTTGGTTCGACGAAAGCACTCGCATTCGATGTCTGCGGCGCGTGCACGGGGTTCGTCCTGGGTGTGATGACGGCCGTGAGCTACTTGCAAGCCGGCATGTGCAACCGGGCGGTGGTCGTAAGCTCGGACCAATTCTCACGCGGCGTCAAACCCGGTTCACGAGCCCTCATGGTCGTTGGCGATGCCGCCGGGGCGGTCGTCTTGGAACGATCCGACCCGTCCGACCAAACGACATCGGGCATCATCGACACCTGCCTCCACTCGGAGGGCGAGCTGGCCGACCTCATCACGTCGTGCGCGCCGGAGCCTTGGATACGCAGCAAAGTCGAACTCGCCGAGTATGCCCCGGATCGCACGGCGAGAGCGGCCGAGGAGCTTCTCCAGCGCAATGGACTTCACGTCGGCGATCTGGATTGGATGATCCCACACCCCGGCACCGATGCCATTCGCGAGCGCGTGCGTGAACGCATGGGCATCGCGGCCGAGCGCATCGCGCAGAACTTCACGACCTGCGGCAACACGGGGAGTGCATCCATTCCCATCGTCCTTTCCGATCTCCACCATCGGGGTGTCATTCGCCGAGGAAATCTCATCCTGGCACCGGCCGTTGGAGCAGGGTTTTATCATGGTGCCATTCTCCTCCGACTCTAA
- a CDS encoding SRPBCC domain-containing protein, with product MTQQGQASRVLLAIRVNATPARAFAAFTEEIGQWWRPNGLFEFRRGRSGVLSFEPGSNGRLIETYEDGTIFVIGEVRLWEPPRRLVVAWRQESFSPDQSTELHVRFEEAGEQTRVTVEHFGWDTIPQRHAARHGFPLGAFQLRFAEWWQVMLRNLRDRA from the coding sequence ATGACGCAGCAGGGGCAAGCCTCGCGCGTCCTCTTGGCGATTCGGGTGAACGCCACGCCGGCGCGGGCCTTCGCGGCGTTCACCGAGGAGATCGGGCAGTGGTGGCGGCCCAACGGCTTGTTCGAGTTCCGGCGCGGACGGAGCGGCGTGCTCTCGTTCGAGCCGGGTTCGAATGGCCGTCTGATCGAGACCTACGAGGACGGTACGATCTTCGTCATCGGTGAAGTGCGCCTCTGGGAACCACCTCGCCGCTTGGTCGTAGCCTGGCGTCAGGAGAGCTTTTCCCCCGATCAGAGCACCGAACTACACGTCCGGTTCGAGGAAGCCGGCGAGCAGACGCGGGTCACGGTCGAGCACTTTGGCTGGGACACGATCCCTCAACGCCACGCCGCACGCCACGGCTTCCCCCTGGGGGCCTTTCAGCTCCGCTTTGCCGAGTGGTGGCAGGTCATGCTCCGCAACCTGCGCGACCGCGCGTGA
- a CDS encoding SDR family NAD(P)-dependent oxidoreductase — protein MGGSRGVGLSTALLLGQRGWDVTIAARDAGRLESVCEKARANGIRLHGVVADVTSESSVQALFRTMALGGPLDLCVNSAGENLSRRLVRTTKTGSVETHALTDWERTINLCLTGVFLCGREAAAAMLTQRSPGVIVNISSAVYEGAFGQSAYAAAKAAVVSLTRSWALELAEHGVRVVAVAPGVIDGQALRDKCEKHSSHALYMEILRDHVPLRRWATELEIAEAVFFAATHAYVTGTVLEIHGGGVPARVHTTNKGLR, from the coding sequence GTGGGCGGCAGCCGCGGTGTGGGGTTGTCGACGGCTCTTTTGCTCGGCCAACGTGGCTGGGACGTCACCATCGCCGCCCGCGATGCAGGTCGGCTCGAAAGCGTGTGCGAGAAGGCACGCGCCAATGGGATTCGCCTCCATGGCGTCGTCGCCGACGTGACCTCGGAGTCGTCCGTCCAGGCGCTCTTTCGGACCATGGCCCTCGGCGGCCCATTGGACCTTTGTGTCAACAGCGCCGGCGAAAACCTATCGCGCCGGCTCGTGCGGACGACGAAAACCGGTTCGGTGGAGACCCACGCGCTCACCGACTGGGAGCGCACGATAAATCTATGCCTCACCGGCGTGTTCTTGTGCGGGCGCGAAGCCGCTGCGGCGATGCTCACGCAACGCAGTCCGGGTGTCATCGTGAATATCTCCTCGGCGGTGTACGAGGGCGCCTTCGGGCAATCGGCCTACGCCGCGGCCAAAGCCGCCGTCGTCTCCCTCACCCGGTCTTGGGCGCTCGAGCTCGCGGAGCATGGGGTCCGGGTGGTCGCCGTGGCCCCTGGGGTGATCGATGGCCAGGCCCTTCGCGACAAATGCGAAAAACATTCGAGCCACGCGCTCTACATGGAAATCCTTCGCGACCACGTGCCGCTGCGTCGTTGGGCGACGGAACTGGAAATCGCCGAAGCCGTATTTTTTGCAGCCACCCATGCGTACGTCACTGGCACGGTGTTGGAGATTCATGGCGGTGGCGTACCCGCTCGCGTTCACACGACGAACAAAGGATTACGATGA
- a CDS encoding SDR family oxidoreductase, with amino-acid sequence MMPGLLEGKVALVTGASRGIGAETARELARQGARVALLSRDVERLAQVQRGIVEEGGQAMVAAGDVTDAGSLARAHDAVRDAWGAIDLLVSNAGAAPGQVFLCEQSEEQWLRTLDVNLTSSFRIARLVVPDMMELRRGSIVFISSVVGKRGLAANSAYCAAKFGVLGLMESLAWEVARFGVRVNAVCPGLTNTDTMQDPSKYGASFVDSIRRHHGPPDLTWSRYVKSALRTTALGRMVEPEEVAKMIAFLLSPLAEAMTGQAINVDGGAI; translated from the coding sequence ATGATGCCGGGTTTACTCGAAGGAAAGGTCGCCCTCGTCACGGGGGCCAGCCGTGGTATCGGTGCCGAGACGGCCCGCGAGCTAGCCCGCCAAGGAGCACGCGTTGCCCTGCTGTCGCGCGACGTGGAGCGCCTCGCGCAGGTGCAGCGTGGGATCGTGGAGGAAGGCGGGCAGGCCATGGTCGCTGCCGGCGACGTCACCGATGCGGGCTCGCTCGCGCGGGCGCACGACGCCGTACGCGACGCATGGGGAGCCATCGATCTTTTGGTGAGCAATGCCGGGGCGGCCCCAGGCCAAGTGTTCTTGTGCGAACAAAGCGAAGAACAATGGCTTCGAACTTTGGACGTGAATCTCACCAGCAGCTTTCGCATCGCACGTTTGGTGGTTCCCGACATGATGGAGCTCCGGCGGGGCAGCATCGTGTTCATATCGTCGGTGGTGGGGAAGCGGGGCTTGGCCGCAAACTCGGCCTATTGCGCGGCGAAGTTCGGCGTTCTCGGGCTCATGGAATCACTCGCATGGGAGGTGGCTCGCTTCGGGGTCCGCGTCAACGCGGTATGTCCTGGCCTCACGAATACGGATACCATGCAGGACCCGTCCAAATACGGGGCATCGTTCGTCGACAGCATCCGCCGTCATCATGGTCCGCCGGATCTCACCTGGTCGCGGTACGTCAAGAGCGCCCTTCGCACCACCGCGCTCGGGCGAATGGTCGAACCGGAGGAGGTCGCGAAGATGATCGCATTTCTCCTGTCGCCCCTCGCCGAAGCCATGACCGGACAGGCCATCAATGTCGACGGCGGAGCCATCTAA
- a CDS encoding beta-ketoacyl-[acyl-carrier-protein] synthase family protein: MLLHPVSKDNAIAVTGIGVVLPNASSVDTFWSHVRDGKSQIGYLDRFDTSDFSIKFAAQVRDFDHRRFLPELPEKYAAKYSREILVVMSALEQARHDAGLRREDVAPGRLGLISCSSRSTMEWWYDSIRAESRGEHAFEAHHMLPGLPCTASAMAAIYGGIRGLIMNLSSGCVGGYQAVNAAINELEQDRADAMFVCGYEFPLFRPMLQIYAANKLLCTATEHPTEAMKPYDARRTGFAFGEGSVVLTLERMDRARARGARIYAQIFGVGSMSEANHPTSMDLTGEVTAAFLQEMMRALGRPLQDVDYFCGHGTATRYNDMAEGRAIRALYGSTPRTQWAPMSSIKPIYGHTMGASGVVNLAASALMVHRQTLCPNINCESPDPDCDWDHITEGPRQVPVDLLLSLSFGLGSQTAVVGMGTA, encoded by the coding sequence ATGTTGCTTCATCCCGTTTCCAAGGACAACGCCATCGCGGTCACCGGTATAGGAGTCGTCTTACCCAACGCCTCCTCGGTCGACACGTTCTGGTCGCATGTACGAGATGGAAAGTCCCAGATAGGCTACCTCGATCGATTCGATACGAGCGATTTTTCCATCAAATTTGCCGCTCAAGTGCGCGATTTCGACCACCGGCGCTTTCTGCCGGAGCTGCCCGAGAAGTACGCCGCCAAATACAGTCGCGAGATCCTCGTGGTGATGTCGGCATTGGAGCAAGCCCGCCACGACGCGGGCCTGAGACGGGAGGACGTGGCGCCGGGGCGTCTCGGGCTAATATCGTGCAGCTCTCGCAGCACGATGGAGTGGTGGTACGATAGTATTCGTGCCGAAAGCAGGGGCGAGCACGCTTTCGAGGCGCATCACATGCTCCCCGGCTTGCCGTGTACGGCTTCGGCCATGGCCGCCATCTATGGCGGTATCCGCGGCCTGATCATGAATTTGAGCAGCGGCTGCGTGGGGGGATATCAGGCCGTAAATGCCGCCATCAACGAGCTCGAGCAAGATCGCGCCGACGCCATGTTCGTATGCGGGTACGAGTTTCCGCTGTTCCGACCCATGTTGCAGATTTATGCCGCCAACAAGTTGCTTTGCACGGCGACGGAACATCCCACCGAGGCCATGAAGCCCTACGACGCTCGTCGCACCGGCTTCGCATTCGGCGAGGGCTCGGTGGTGCTCACCCTCGAGCGCATGGATCGCGCGCGGGCCCGCGGAGCGCGCATTTATGCGCAGATCTTCGGTGTCGGCAGCATGAGTGAGGCCAATCATCCCACGAGCATGGACCTGACCGGCGAGGTCACCGCGGCGTTTCTGCAGGAAATGATGCGCGCATTGGGACGCCCGCTGCAGGACGTGGACTATTTTTGCGGCCATGGCACGGCCACGCGGTACAACGACATGGCCGAAGGCCGGGCCATCCGCGCACTCTACGGCAGCACGCCGCGGACGCAATGGGCCCCCATGAGCTCGATCAAACCGATTTATGGTCACACCATGGGCGCTTCGGGCGTGGTCAATCTTGCCGCCAGCGCACTCATGGTTCATCGGCAGACGCTGTGCCCAAATATCAACTGCGAGTCCCCGGATCCCGATTGCGATTGGGATCACATCACGGAGGGCCCCCGACAGGTCCCCGTCGATCTTCTCTTGTCTCTGTCCTTCGGCCTCGGTAGCCAGACCGCCGTCGTCGGAATGGGGACGGCGTGA
- a CDS encoding VOC family protein: protein METPTFTSSVHYQDPKAALAWLENAFGFEVTMAIDGPPEAPAMCHYEMSVGGRGRIMIGGQWEETVKSPKSLGGANTQVVHVMLTGDLDAHCERARAAGARILAEPADEFYGDRRYRVADLEGHRWSFSVHVRDVSRSEAEAALGQPIVAKDWP, encoded by the coding sequence ATGGAAACTCCGACCTTCACATCGAGCGTGCACTACCAGGACCCCAAGGCCGCGCTGGCGTGGCTGGAGAACGCCTTCGGCTTCGAGGTGACGATGGCCATCGATGGGCCTCCGGAGGCCCCGGCGATGTGCCACTACGAGATGAGCGTCGGCGGGCGCGGGCGGATCATGATTGGCGGACAATGGGAAGAGACGGTGAAGAGCCCCAAGAGCTTGGGCGGCGCCAATACGCAGGTCGTCCACGTCATGCTCACGGGCGATCTCGATGCGCACTGCGAGCGTGCGCGCGCGGCGGGGGCGCGAATCCTCGCCGAGCCGGCGGATGAGTTCTACGGCGATCGCCGGTACCGCGTTGCGGATCTCGAGGGGCACCGGTGGTCATTCTCCGTGCACGTGCGCGATGTGTCGCGCAGCGAGGCCGAGGCGGCGCTCGGTCAGCCGATCGTAGCCAAAGACTGGCCGTGA